Proteins encoded within one genomic window of Micromonospora halotolerans:
- a CDS encoding reverse transcriptase domain-containing protein — MRSVPLDILSRLDLEGAARREADATEPLIPSSPGTDQLKDNAAPFASWLGGQLRAGLPTGRGLVIAVAKPVTGSRPVAIWGFAERVTYRALTDLLMTEAKHEVDRSPERYRDFISAPMTYAEERGTRPDDNEDGSPFATPWPADAIIQYVVKADLASFYDYIDHDILGRELLVRTGDHAAVECLLDLLGEVQGRRYGLPQLLEPSDRLSDLYAGRVLRALRRKQWAAWRFNDDFRIAVETFEDAKRALDDLAAAARDNGLVLNESKTRTPSITSYWHETVISQVDAHLPRDGAEHDPADFVADYTEGARDSDPEWALSFLESTVTPRGLRAGVQAEGQTNLRDVDRFGIRYIRRALIRLADPGEPRALSVLSKTEGIVAFVASATPYVLRYLRAMVALDRSAVTRIVEAITADVSLSSWQRLCLLRAIGDLDLLDSEPLSTWVEGHRAQRFEPVVRAEAALALAAVNRIEAQEITRGLDEEPSALASWYLVALQRLHDCGAVNRETCDAVREEGGLHETLLVRS; from the coding sequence ATGCGATCCGTCCCTCTAGACATCCTCTCTCGCCTGGATCTGGAAGGGGCCGCGCGACGGGAGGCCGACGCCACGGAGCCGCTGATCCCGTCGTCGCCCGGCACCGACCAGTTGAAGGACAACGCAGCTCCCTTCGCCTCCTGGCTCGGCGGCCAGCTCCGGGCCGGGCTGCCGACCGGCCGCGGCCTGGTAATCGCCGTCGCCAAGCCGGTGACCGGCAGCCGGCCGGTCGCGATCTGGGGATTCGCCGAGCGGGTCACCTACCGGGCACTCACCGACCTGCTCATGACCGAGGCGAAACACGAGGTGGACCGCTCGCCCGAACGGTACCGGGACTTCATCTCCGCGCCGATGACCTACGCCGAGGAGCGCGGCACGCGGCCGGACGACAACGAGGATGGCTCCCCCTTCGCCACCCCCTGGCCCGCCGATGCGATCATCCAGTACGTCGTGAAGGCCGACCTCGCCTCGTTCTATGACTACATCGACCACGACATCCTCGGCCGTGAACTTCTAGTTCGCACCGGAGACCATGCCGCCGTCGAGTGTCTGCTCGACCTCCTTGGCGAGGTCCAGGGCCGGCGGTACGGGCTGCCCCAGTTGCTCGAGCCTTCGGATCGTCTCTCCGATCTCTACGCGGGCCGGGTGCTGCGCGCGCTGCGCCGGAAGCAGTGGGCGGCCTGGCGCTTCAACGATGACTTCCGGATCGCCGTCGAGACGTTCGAGGATGCCAAGCGCGCGCTTGATGATCTGGCGGCGGCCGCTCGCGACAACGGCCTTGTGCTGAACGAGTCCAAGACCCGCACTCCGTCAATCACCAGCTACTGGCACGAAACAGTGATTAGTCAGGTCGACGCCCATCTGCCGAGGGACGGGGCCGAGCACGACCCAGCTGACTTTGTGGCCGACTACACTGAAGGGGCCCGCGACAGCGACCCCGAGTGGGCCCTCAGCTTCCTCGAGTCGACCGTCACACCCCGCGGCCTAAGAGCTGGGGTGCAGGCCGAAGGACAGACAAACCTGCGCGATGTCGACCGCTTCGGCATCCGGTACATCCGACGTGCGCTGATCAGACTGGCCGATCCCGGGGAACCGCGCGCGCTCTCGGTGCTGTCGAAGACGGAAGGCATCGTTGCATTCGTCGCGTCCGCGACGCCATACGTGCTGCGCTATCTGCGGGCCATGGTCGCGCTCGACCGGTCGGCGGTGACCCGCATTGTTGAGGCCATCACTGCGGACGTCAGCCTCAGCAGCTGGCAACGGCTCTGCCTACTTCGCGCAATCGGTGATCTGGACTTGCTCGACTCGGAACCACTCTCCACCTGGGTCGAGGGCCACCGCGCGCAGCGTTTCGAGCCCGTCGTGCGCGCCGAAGCCGCCCTGGCCCTCGCGGCCGTGAACCGAATCGAGGCGCAGGAGATCACCCGCGGCCTCGACGAGGAACCGTCGGCTCTAGCCTCCTGGTATTTGGTGGCCCTGCAGCGACTGCACGACTGCGGAGCCGTCAACCGGGAGACCTGCGACGCCGTCCGCGAAGAGGGCGGCCTGCACGAGACGCTCCTGGTCCGGTCATGA